A genomic window from Nocardioides rotundus includes:
- the hisD gene encoding histidinol dehydrogenase — MSATSTPRPIRRIDLRGAGHDVDHRSVVPRAAFDVEAAAEQVRPVLDAVRDRGLEAVRELTARFDGVEDAEVVVPPATLHAALDALAPEVRAGLEESIRRLRATCTAELEQDVVTEVAPGAVVTHRMIPIERVGLYVPGGVAPLVSSVVMNVVPAQVAGVSSIALATPPQRDNGGLPDPTIMAACALLGVEEVYAVGGGQAIAMLAYGAGPCRPVDLVTGPGNIYVTAAKRLLRGVVGIDSEAGPSEVLVLADDTADASYVAADLISQAEHGETSASVLVTDSEELADAVTAELVRQVAATKHSERIGTALSAEQSAIVLVDDLDQGLRVVDGYATEHLEIHTRDAADVAGRVRNAGAIFLGPFAPVSLGDYTAGSNHVLPTAGCACHSSGLSVRSFLKAVHVVDYSRAALEEVAGHVTTLADAEDLPGHGAAIRVRFRD; from the coding sequence ATGTCCGCCACCAGCACGCCCCGGCCGATCCGCCGCATCGACCTGCGCGGCGCCGGGCATGACGTGGACCACCGGTCGGTGGTGCCGCGGGCCGCGTTCGACGTGGAGGCGGCCGCCGAGCAGGTCCGCCCGGTGCTGGACGCCGTGCGCGACCGGGGGCTCGAGGCGGTGCGCGAGCTGACCGCGCGGTTCGACGGGGTGGAGGACGCCGAGGTCGTCGTACCCCCCGCGACCCTGCACGCGGCGCTGGACGCGCTCGCGCCCGAGGTGCGCGCCGGGCTGGAGGAGTCGATCCGCCGGCTGCGCGCCACCTGCACGGCCGAGCTGGAGCAGGACGTGGTCACCGAGGTCGCGCCGGGCGCGGTGGTGACCCACCGGATGATCCCGATCGAGCGGGTGGGCCTCTACGTCCCCGGCGGTGTCGCGCCGCTGGTCTCCAGCGTGGTGATGAACGTCGTCCCGGCGCAGGTCGCCGGGGTCTCCTCGATCGCGCTCGCCACCCCGCCACAGCGGGACAACGGCGGCCTGCCCGACCCCACGATCATGGCCGCGTGTGCGCTGCTCGGCGTCGAGGAGGTCTACGCCGTCGGCGGCGGCCAGGCGATCGCGATGCTGGCCTACGGCGCCGGCCCGTGCCGGCCGGTCGACCTTGTCACCGGTCCCGGGAACATCTACGTCACCGCCGCCAAGCGGCTGCTGCGCGGCGTGGTCGGCATCGACTCCGAGGCCGGCCCCAGCGAGGTCCTCGTTCTGGCCGACGACACCGCCGACGCGTCGTACGTCGCTGCCGACCTGATCTCCCAGGCCGAGCACGGCGAGACCTCGGCCTCGGTCCTGGTCACCGACAGCGAGGAGCTCGCGGACGCGGTGACCGCGGAGCTGGTGCGGCAGGTCGCGGCGACCAAGCACAGCGAGCGGATCGGCACGGCGCTGAGCGCGGAGCAGTCCGCGATCGTGCTGGTCGACGACCTGGATCAGGGCCTGCGGGTGGTCGACGGCTATGCGACCGAGCACCTGGAGATCCACACCCGCGACGCCGCCGACGTCGCCGGGCGGGTGCGCAACGCGGGCGCGATCTTCCTCGGGCCGTTCGCGCCGGTCTCGCTGGGCGACTACACCGCCGGCTCCAACCACGTGCTGCCGACCGCGGGCTGCGCCTGCCACTCCTCGGGCCTGTCGGTCCGGTCCTTCCTCAAGGCGGTGCACGTCGTGGACTACAGCCGGGCCGCGCTGGAGGAGGTCGCCGGTCACGTGACCACGCTCGCCGACGCGGAGGACCTGCCCGGCCACGGCGCCGCGATCCGGGTCCGGTTCCGGGACTGA
- a CDS encoding amino acid ABC transporter ATP-binding protein has protein sequence MALLELRGVRKSFGDHVVLRSVDLAVQPGECVVLIGASGSGKSTLLRCVNLLEVVDDGEILFDGRDIADPRVDGDEVRSRMGLVFQSYNLFPHLSVLGNVTLALRLVHRVPAAEADRRGLAMLERVSLSDKAQARPDDLSGGQQQRVAIARSLVADPRLMLLDEVTSALDPELVGEVLDLLGSLKEQGVTMLLNTHEMGFAREVADRVCFLHDGVVHESGTPEQVLGDPQRERTRAFLSRLRDHA, from the coding sequence ATGGCGCTGCTGGAGCTGCGCGGGGTGCGGAAGTCCTTCGGCGACCATGTGGTGCTGCGCAGCGTCGACCTGGCCGTGCAGCCGGGGGAGTGCGTGGTGCTGATCGGGGCGTCCGGCTCGGGCAAGTCCACGCTGCTCCGGTGCGTCAACCTGCTCGAGGTGGTCGACGACGGGGAGATCCTCTTCGACGGCCGGGACATCGCCGACCCGCGCGTCGACGGCGACGAGGTCCGCTCCCGGATGGGCCTGGTCTTCCAGTCCTACAACCTGTTCCCGCACCTGTCCGTGCTGGGCAACGTCACCCTCGCCCTCCGGCTCGTGCACCGGGTGCCCGCGGCCGAGGCCGACCGACGGGGCCTGGCGATGCTGGAGCGGGTCAGCCTGTCGGACAAGGCGCAGGCGCGCCCCGACGACCTCTCCGGCGGGCAGCAGCAGCGGGTGGCGATCGCCCGGTCGCTGGTCGCGGACCCCCGGCTGATGCTGCTCGACGAGGTCACCTCGGCGCTGGACCCCGAGTTGGTGGGCGAGGTGCTCGACCTGCTCGGCTCGCTGAAGGAGCAGGGCGTCACGATGCTGCTCAACACCCACGAGATGGGCTTCGCCCGCGAGGTCGCCGACCGGGTCTGCTTCCTGCACGACGGGGTGGTCCACGAGTCCGGTACCCCCGAGCAGGTGCTGGGCGACCCGCAGCGCGAGCGCACCCGGGCGTTCCTCTCGCGGCTCCGTGACCACGCCTGA
- a CDS encoding LON peptidase substrate-binding domain-containing protein, with protein sequence MTGTLPMFPLNTVVFPGVMVPLHVFEDRYRALVHHLLRVPDSADRLFGSVGIREGYEVGDHGAQSLYRVGCRLQLTEATESPDGTFEIVAVGRDRIRLDGLETSGDFPAARVTELPAPKPATIDPAVTEVALAAFTAYRAAVTPWRGDPHPTALPKDPAYLSWTLAAVAPLAMPERQALLESDDVEERLLLVTDLLRRELRAMNAIPSLPATEVARTRWSPN encoded by the coding sequence GTGACCGGCACGCTGCCGATGTTCCCGCTGAACACCGTGGTCTTCCCCGGTGTCATGGTCCCCCTGCACGTCTTCGAGGACCGCTACCGCGCCCTGGTGCACCACCTGCTGCGGGTGCCGGACTCAGCCGACCGGCTCTTCGGCTCGGTCGGCATCCGGGAGGGCTACGAGGTCGGGGACCACGGCGCCCAGTCGCTCTACCGAGTGGGCTGTCGGCTGCAGCTCACCGAGGCGACGGAGAGCCCCGACGGCACGTTCGAGATCGTCGCCGTGGGCCGCGACCGCATCCGCCTCGACGGGCTGGAGACCAGCGGCGACTTCCCGGCCGCCCGGGTGACCGAGCTGCCCGCACCGAAGCCGGCGACCATCGACCCCGCGGTCACCGAGGTGGCGCTGGCCGCCTTCACCGCCTATCGAGCCGCGGTCACGCCCTGGCGCGGCGACCCGCACCCGACCGCCCTGCCGAAGGACCCGGCGTACCTCTCCTGGACCCTGGCCGCCGTGGCCCCGCTCGCGATGCCCGAGCGGCAGGCGCTGCTGGAGTCCGACGACGTCGAGGAGCGGCTGCTCCTCGTCACCGACCTGCTGCGCCGCGAGCTGCGGGCGATGAACGCCATCCCCTCGCTGCCGGCCACCGAGGTCGCCCGCACCCGCTGGTCGCCGAACTAG
- a CDS encoding ABC transporter substrate-binding protein, translating to MRLPTRALAAPLSLAVAALALSSCAPRDEEGGSASSSADSSESASAEECAKGSLDTYQDGTLTVATDDPAYEPWFMDNDPANGRGYEAAVAYAIADELGYAEDEVTWVRVPFNAVVQPGEKKFDLDLNQVSITEERRKAVDFSSGYYDVRQVVITRKGTPLEGAKTLADLADAKLGAQVGTTSFRAIEDQIGSSQEAAPYDTNDQAVQALNNGQIDGIVVDLPTAFYMVAAQLEDGTIVGQLPQAGDQVEQFGAVLDKGSPLTGCVSRAVDTLRENGTLEELAGTWLAEQGAPELS from the coding sequence ATGCGCCTACCCACCCGCGCCCTGGCGGCGCCGCTCAGCCTGGCCGTGGCGGCCCTGGCCCTCAGCTCCTGCGCACCGCGTGACGAGGAGGGCGGGTCCGCCTCCTCCTCGGCCGACTCCTCGGAGTCGGCGTCGGCCGAGGAGTGTGCCAAGGGCAGCCTGGACACCTACCAGGACGGCACGCTGACCGTCGCCACCGACGACCCCGCCTACGAGCCCTGGTTCATGGACAACGACCCGGCCAACGGGCGCGGTTACGAGGCGGCGGTCGCCTACGCCATCGCCGACGAGCTCGGCTACGCCGAGGACGAGGTCACCTGGGTCCGGGTGCCGTTCAACGCCGTCGTCCAGCCGGGGGAGAAGAAGTTCGACCTCGACCTCAACCAGGTCTCCATCACCGAGGAGCGCCGCAAGGCGGTGGACTTCTCCTCCGGCTACTACGACGTCCGGCAGGTGGTGATCACCCGCAAGGGCACGCCGCTGGAGGGTGCGAAGACCCTCGCCGACCTCGCGGATGCCAAGCTCGGCGCGCAGGTCGGCACGACGAGCTTCCGGGCGATCGAGGACCAGATCGGCAGCAGCCAGGAGGCGGCGCCGTACGACACCAACGACCAGGCCGTCCAAGCCCTCAACAACGGGCAGATCGACGGCATCGTGGTGGACCTCCCGACCGCGTTCTACATGGTCGCCGCCCAGCTCGAGGACGGCACGATCGTGGGCCAGCTGCCGCAGGCCGGCGATCAGGTCGAGCAGTTCGGCGCGGTGCTCGACAAGGGCTCGCCGCTGACCGGCTGCGTGAGCCGGGCGGTGGACACGCTGCGGGAGAACGGCACCCTGGAGGAGCTGGCCGGCACCTGGCTGGCCGAGCAGGGCGCGCCCGAGCTCTCCTGA
- a CDS encoding histidinol-phosphate transaminase produces the protein MTQDSGWPPLREELRGIAPYGAPQLDVPVQLNTNESPYGPSAETVADVAAAVAEVAGGLNRYPDRDFTELSRALAAYLTPDAGGNVIGPEMVWAANGSNEVMLHLLQAFGGPGRTALSFAPTYSMYPEYARDTHTGWAVGHRNEDFGLDLERARRLVTEQRPALVLLPSPNNPTGTALPHEAIGVLCEAAGDGLVVIDEAYAEFRRAGVPSALELLGEHRNLVVTRTMSKAFAMAGTRLGYLAARPEIVEGLRVVRLPYHLSSVTQAVALAGLRHAPELLGYVDRLRSERDELVAWLRAQGHEVADSDANFVLFGRFADRHAVWQALLDRGVLIRETGPDGWLRVSVGTPEEMAAFREALTAAVGAPRTRAQEQGR, from the coding sequence ATGACCCAGGACAGCGGCTGGCCGCCGCTGCGCGAGGAGCTGCGCGGGATCGCCCCCTACGGCGCCCCCCAGCTGGACGTGCCGGTGCAGCTGAACACGAACGAGAGCCCCTACGGGCCGTCGGCCGAGACCGTCGCCGACGTCGCCGCGGCGGTGGCGGAGGTCGCCGGAGGGCTCAACCGCTACCCCGACCGGGACTTCACCGAGCTGAGCCGCGCCCTGGCGGCCTACCTCACGCCGGACGCCGGCGGGAACGTGATCGGCCCGGAGATGGTGTGGGCAGCGAACGGCTCCAACGAGGTGATGCTGCACCTGCTGCAGGCCTTCGGCGGGCCGGGCCGGACGGCGCTGAGCTTCGCGCCGACGTACTCGATGTATCCCGAGTACGCCCGCGACACCCACACCGGCTGGGCCGTCGGGCACCGCAACGAGGACTTCGGCCTCGACCTGGAGCGCGCCCGCCGGCTGGTGACCGAGCAGCGGCCTGCGCTGGTGCTGCTGCCGAGCCCGAACAACCCGACCGGGACGGCCCTGCCGCACGAGGCGATCGGTGTGCTCTGCGAGGCGGCGGGCGACGGGCTGGTGGTGATCGACGAGGCGTACGCCGAGTTCCGCCGGGCCGGCGTCCCCAGCGCGCTGGAGCTGCTGGGCGAGCACCGCAACCTCGTGGTGACGCGCACCATGAGCAAGGCGTTCGCGATGGCCGGGACCCGGCTGGGCTACCTCGCCGCGCGGCCGGAGATCGTCGAGGGGCTGCGCGTGGTGCGGCTGCCCTACCACCTCTCCTCGGTGACCCAGGCGGTCGCGCTGGCCGGGTTGCGGCACGCACCGGAGCTGCTGGGGTACGTCGACCGACTGCGGTCCGAGCGCGACGAGCTGGTCGCCTGGCTGCGGGCACAGGGGCACGAGGTCGCCGACTCCGACGCCAACTTCGTGCTCTTCGGCCGCTTCGCGGACCGGCACGCCGTGTGGCAGGCGCTGCTCGACCGCGGGGTGCTGATCCGCGAGACCGGGCCGGACGGCTGGCTGCGAGTCTCGGTGGGCACGCCCGAGGAGATGGCAGCATTCAGGGAGGCGCTCACCGCCGCGGTGGGCGCCCCGAGGACCCGAGCACAGGAACAGGGACGATGA
- a CDS encoding DUF3097 domain-containing protein, translating into MTSPQRPLGSRDRYGSDVLATDWRAPARGRATEHSADHGLVVEEVTTDWCGEIVAVDRDLRTVTLEDRRAKRRTFPLGPGFLLEGRPVILTPPVTRPAPAKRTHTASGSIAVHDAKARVARASRIFVEGRHDAELVEKVWGDDLRIEGVVVEYLGGVDDLAHHLTDFRPGPDRRVGVLVDHLVRGSKESRIAASIARSPVGKDVLIVGHPFVDIWQAVKPARLGLPGWPEVPRSEEWKKGVCQRLGWPHRDQADIARAWRHILGGVRGYQDLEPELLGRVEELIDFVTAPSPGRPA; encoded by the coding sequence GTGACCTCCCCGCAGCGCCCCTTAGGCTCCCGTGACCGCTACGGCTCCGACGTGCTGGCCACCGACTGGCGGGCCCCGGCCCGGGGTCGGGCCACCGAGCACAGCGCCGACCACGGCCTGGTGGTGGAGGAGGTCACGACCGACTGGTGTGGTGAGATCGTGGCGGTCGACCGCGACCTGCGGACCGTGACCCTGGAGGACCGCCGCGCCAAGCGGCGTACCTTCCCGCTCGGGCCCGGCTTCCTGCTCGAGGGCCGGCCGGTGATCCTCACCCCGCCGGTGACCCGTCCGGCGCCGGCCAAGCGCACGCACACGGCCTCGGGCAGCATCGCGGTACACGACGCGAAGGCGCGGGTCGCGCGAGCCAGCCGGATCTTCGTCGAGGGCCGGCACGACGCGGAGCTGGTGGAGAAGGTCTGGGGCGACGACCTGCGGATCGAGGGCGTGGTCGTGGAGTACCTCGGCGGCGTCGACGACCTCGCGCACCACCTCACGGACTTCCGGCCCGGCCCCGACCGGCGCGTGGGCGTCCTGGTCGACCACCTGGTCCGCGGGTCGAAGGAGAGCCGGATCGCCGCCTCCATCGCGCGCTCGCCGGTCGGCAAGGACGTGTTGATCGTCGGCCACCCGTTCGTCGACATCTGGCAGGCGGTCAAGCCGGCCCGCCTCGGGCTCCCCGGCTGGCCGGAGGTGCCGCGGAGCGAGGAGTGGAAGAAGGGCGTGTGCCAGCGGCTCGGCTGGCCGCACCGCGACCAGGCCGACATCGCCCGCGCGTGGCGGCACATCCTGGGCGGGGTCCGCGGCTACCAGGACCTCGAGCCCGAGCTGCTCGGCCGGGTCGAGGAGCTGATCGACTTCGTGACGGCGCCCTCCCCGGGCCGTCCCGCCTGA
- a CDS encoding metallophosphoesterase family protein produces the protein MTDVPHQPIRRRALLAAGGAAAATAAVATTPSPATAARGNGGSALRFRRNGRFRIVQFNDTQDGSRTDRRTLQLMERVLDREKPDFAVINGDVVNGSPENALQLKQAYNNVVQPMESRGIPWAVTFGNHDEDSVDKTGMDEEKVLSFLRRYEYNLNARDGELPGTANTHLLIRSSRGRRAAFALWLLDSHRYAPKTLGGQDFKDLKSYDWIKPEQIDWYRRRSLAAERRNGAAIPSLMFFHIPLWEHHHMWYGTQFSSDESKHAAARQKHQIEGEKNEDVFVGAFNSGLYAAAQERGDVRGIYCGHDHINTYKGNYFGIELGYGPGTGFGTYGLGGTDDHRLRGCRIFDLDESTEGVYRSTRNVFARDLEIDTKAGSQPIDEPLPLP, from the coding sequence ATGACCGACGTCCCCCACCAGCCCATCCGCCGCCGGGCCCTGCTCGCTGCCGGAGGCGCCGCCGCGGCCACCGCCGCGGTGGCCACGACGCCGTCCCCGGCGACCGCAGCGCGCGGCAACGGCGGGTCCGCGCTGCGGTTCCGCCGCAACGGCCGCTTCCGGATCGTGCAGTTCAACGACACCCAGGACGGGAGCCGCACGGACCGCCGTACCCTGCAGCTGATGGAGCGGGTGCTGGACCGCGAGAAGCCCGACTTCGCCGTGATCAACGGCGACGTCGTCAATGGCTCGCCGGAGAACGCACTCCAGTTGAAGCAGGCCTACAACAACGTGGTGCAGCCGATGGAGTCGCGCGGCATCCCGTGGGCGGTGACGTTCGGCAACCACGACGAGGACTCGGTCGACAAGACCGGCATGGACGAGGAGAAGGTGCTGAGCTTCCTCCGTCGCTACGAGTACAACCTCAACGCCCGGGACGGCGAGCTGCCCGGTACGGCGAACACCCATCTGCTCATCCGCTCCAGCCGCGGACGCCGGGCCGCCTTCGCGCTGTGGCTGCTCGACTCGCACCGCTACGCCCCGAAGACCCTGGGCGGTCAGGACTTCAAGGACCTGAAGTCCTATGACTGGATCAAGCCGGAGCAGATCGACTGGTATCGCCGGCGCTCCCTCGCCGCCGAGCGTCGCAACGGCGCGGCGATCCCGTCGCTGATGTTCTTCCACATCCCGCTCTGGGAGCACCACCACATGTGGTACGGCACGCAGTTCAGCTCCGATGAGTCCAAGCACGCGGCGGCTCGGCAGAAGCACCAGATCGAGGGCGAGAAGAACGAGGACGTGTTCGTCGGCGCGTTCAACTCCGGGCTCTACGCCGCAGCCCAGGAGCGCGGGGACGTTCGTGGCATCTACTGCGGCCACGACCACATCAACACCTACAAGGGCAACTACTTCGGGATCGAGCTCGGCTACGGGCCCGGCACCGGGTTCGGGACCTACGGCCTCGGCGGCACCGACGACCACCGCCTGCGTGGCTGCCGGATCTTCGACCTGGACGAGTCGACCGAGGGCGTCTACCGCAGCACCCGGAACGTGTTCGCCCGCGATCTCGAGATCGACACGAAGGCGGGCAGTCAGCCGATCGACGAGCCCCTGCCGCTGCCGTGA
- the hisH gene encoding imidazole glycerol phosphate synthase subunit HisH, with the protein MSEVVVLDYGSGNLRSAVRAMERAGASVTLTSDFQAGLEADGLVVPGVGAYAACMAGLREIKGDRLIGRRLAGGRPVLGICVGMQILFERGIEHGVETAGCDEWPGVVERLQAPVVPHMGWNTVAVPDGSSLFAGVESERFYFVHSYGVRDWTLVTDGRTRAPLVTWAEHGGDRFVAAVENGPLSATQFHPEKSGDAGAALLRNWVRSL; encoded by the coding sequence GTGAGCGAGGTCGTCGTCCTCGACTACGGGTCGGGGAACCTGCGCTCGGCCGTGCGCGCGATGGAGCGGGCCGGCGCGTCGGTGACGCTCACCTCGGACTTCCAGGCCGGCCTGGAGGCCGACGGGCTGGTCGTCCCCGGGGTGGGCGCCTACGCCGCCTGCATGGCCGGGCTGCGGGAGATCAAGGGCGACCGGCTGATCGGGCGACGGCTCGCCGGCGGCCGACCGGTGCTGGGCATCTGCGTGGGCATGCAGATCCTCTTCGAGCGCGGCATCGAGCACGGCGTGGAGACCGCCGGCTGTGACGAGTGGCCCGGCGTGGTCGAGCGGCTGCAGGCGCCGGTGGTGCCGCACATGGGCTGGAACACCGTCGCGGTCCCCGACGGGAGCTCGCTGTTCGCCGGGGTGGAGTCGGAGCGGTTCTACTTCGTGCACTCCTACGGCGTGCGCGACTGGACGCTGGTCACCGACGGCCGCACCCGTGCCCCGCTCGTCACCTGGGCCGAGCACGGCGGCGACCGGTTCGTCGCGGCCGTGGAGAACGGGCCGCTCTCGGCCACCCAGTTCCACCCCGAGAAGTCCGGCGACGCCGGGGCCGCGCTGCTGCGCAACTGGGTCCGCTCGCTCTGA
- the hisB gene encoding imidazoleglycerol-phosphate dehydratase HisB, giving the protein MSEQASAARTATVDRETKESRVHVEVNLDGTGKAEVGTGVGFYDHMLTSFARHSLVDLVVETDGDLHIDAHHTVEDTAIALGEALRQALGDKRGIRRFGDATVPLDEALVQAVVDVSGRPYCVHTGEPEGQQFVNITAAEGPPYLGSLTRHVFETIAFHGQLALHVRVLAGRDPHHLVETQFKAFARAFRDAVALDPRETGVPSTKGTLDR; this is encoded by the coding sequence ATGAGCGAGCAGGCGAGCGCAGCGCGCACGGCGACGGTGGACCGCGAGACCAAGGAGTCGCGGGTGCACGTCGAGGTGAACCTCGACGGCACCGGCAAGGCCGAGGTCGGCACCGGCGTGGGCTTCTACGACCACATGCTCACCTCCTTCGCCCGGCACTCGCTGGTCGACCTGGTCGTGGAGACCGACGGCGACCTGCACATCGACGCCCACCACACCGTCGAGGACACCGCGATCGCACTGGGCGAGGCGCTGCGGCAGGCGCTGGGGGACAAGCGCGGGATCCGGCGCTTCGGCGACGCCACCGTGCCCCTGGACGAGGCGCTGGTGCAGGCGGTCGTCGACGTCTCCGGCCGGCCCTACTGCGTGCACACGGGCGAGCCCGAGGGCCAGCAGTTCGTCAACATCACCGCGGCCGAGGGGCCGCCGTACCTCGGCTCGCTGACGCGGCACGTCTTCGAGACCATCGCCTTCCACGGCCAGCTCGCCCTGCACGTGCGGGTCCTGGCCGGGCGCGACCCGCACCACCTGGTCGAGACCCAGTTCAAGGCGTTCGCCCGGGCGTTCCGCGACGCCGTCGCCCTCGACCCGCGTGAGACCGGCGTGCCGTCGACCAAGGGGACCCTGGACCGGTGA
- a CDS encoding amino acid ABC transporter permease: MATGVDDWQPSPVQRERDALRRRQTRRSIGVSALSTVLVLGLAGLAVVTSPGWARVQETYFDWDKAVASLPAVAEGLWLNIRVTLLCGVLILLLSLTIAVMRTIRGPVAFPLRLIGTVYVDVFRGLPLLLVIFLLGFGGPALNLAGLPRSALFWGCSALVLSYSAYVAEVFRAGIESVHPSQRLAARSLGLGYGQTLRRVVLPQAWRRVLPPLMNDLVSLQKDSGLIAVLGVVDAIRAAQIETSKDFNYTPYVVAGVLFICLTVPMARLTDWYARKKGFQGAGGLL; this comes from the coding sequence ATGGCGACCGGGGTCGACGACTGGCAGCCCTCGCCGGTCCAGCGGGAGCGCGACGCCCTCCGTCGGCGCCAGACCCGGCGCAGCATCGGCGTCTCGGCGCTGAGCACGGTGCTCGTGCTGGGGCTGGCCGGGCTCGCCGTCGTCACCTCGCCGGGGTGGGCGCGGGTCCAGGAGACCTACTTCGACTGGGACAAGGCGGTCGCCTCCCTCCCGGCCGTGGCCGAGGGGCTCTGGCTCAACATCCGGGTGACCCTGCTCTGCGGGGTGCTCATCTTGCTGCTGAGCCTGACGATCGCGGTGATGCGGACGATCCGCGGCCCGGTCGCCTTCCCGCTGCGGCTGATCGGGACGGTGTACGTCGACGTGTTCCGCGGGCTGCCGCTGCTGCTGGTGATCTTCCTCCTCGGCTTCGGCGGGCCGGCGCTCAACCTGGCGGGGCTGCCCCGCTCGGCGCTCTTCTGGGGCTGCTCCGCGCTGGTGCTGTCCTACTCGGCCTACGTCGCCGAGGTCTTCCGCGCCGGCATCGAGTCGGTGCATCCCTCCCAGCGGCTGGCGGCCCGCTCGCTCGGACTCGGCTACGGCCAGACCCTGCGGCGCGTCGTGCTTCCCCAGGCCTGGCGCCGGGTGCTGCCCCCGTTGATGAACGACCTGGTCTCGCTGCAGAAGGACTCCGGCCTGATCGCCGTACTCGGCGTCGTCGACGCGATCCGGGCGGCACAGATCGAGACGTCGAAGGACTTCAACTACACGCCGTACGTCGTCGCCGGGGTGCTCTTCATCTGCCTCACCGTCCCGATGGCGCGGCTGACGGACTGGTATGCGCGGAAGAAGGGCTTCCAGGGCGCGGGAGGGCTGCTCTGA
- the hisF gene encoding imidazole glycerol phosphate synthase subunit HisF: MSLAVRVIPCLDVDGGRVVKGINFKELRDAGDPVEMARTYDAEGADELTFLDISASHEGRATTMEVVSRCAEEVFIPLTVGGGVGSVADVDRLLRAGADKIAVNTAAIHRPELVAEIADRFGNQVLVLSLDARRVTDPGRRTDSGFEVTTHGGRKSAGLDAIEWAARATELGAGEILLNAMDADGTTDGFDTELIEAVRREVSIPVIASGGAGAVEHFPAAVEAGADAVLAATVFHFGTLRVSEVKDGLRASGHPVR; the protein is encoded by the coding sequence ATGAGCCTCGCCGTCCGCGTCATCCCCTGCCTCGACGTCGACGGCGGGCGGGTGGTCAAGGGGATCAACTTCAAGGAGCTGCGCGACGCCGGGGACCCGGTCGAGATGGCGCGGACCTACGACGCCGAGGGCGCCGACGAGCTGACCTTCCTCGACATCTCCGCCTCGCACGAGGGTCGCGCGACCACCATGGAGGTCGTCTCCCGCTGCGCGGAGGAGGTCTTCATCCCGCTCACCGTCGGCGGCGGGGTCGGGAGCGTGGCCGACGTGGACCGGCTGCTGCGTGCGGGCGCGGACAAGATCGCGGTCAACACCGCGGCGATCCACCGGCCCGAGCTGGTGGCCGAGATCGCCGACCGCTTCGGCAACCAGGTGCTCGTGCTCTCCCTGGACGCGCGGCGGGTCACCGACCCGGGGCGCCGTACCGACAGCGGCTTCGAGGTCACCACGCACGGCGGCCGGAAGTCCGCCGGCCTGGACGCCATCGAGTGGGCCGCCCGCGCCACCGAGCTCGGTGCCGGGGAGATCCTGCTCAACGCGATGGACGCCGACGGCACCACCGACGGCTTCGACACCGAGCTGATCGAGGCGGTACGTCGCGAGGTGAGCATCCCGGTCATCGCCAGCGGCGGTGCCGGTGCGGTCGAGCACTTCCCGGCGGCGGTCGAGGCGGGCGCGGACGCCGTGCTGGCCGCCACGGTCTTCCACTTCGGCACGCTCCGGGTGAGCGAGGTCAAGGACGGTCTGCGGGCATCAGGCCACCCTGTGCGCTGA
- the priA gene encoding bifunctional 1-(5-phosphoribosyl)-5-((5-phosphoribosylamino)methylideneamino)imidazole-4-carboxamide isomerase/phosphoribosylanthranilate isomerase PriA: protein MSDHLELLPAVDIKGGQAVQLVQGVDGSEKRFGDPVEAALRWQQAGAEWIHLVDLDAAFGHGHNRELQARIVGELDIDVEMSGGIRDDESLDAAMATGCRRVNIGTAALERPEWCAQAIERYGDRVAVGLDVRGRTLAARGWTRDGGDLYETLARLDEQGCARYVVTDVNKDGMLAGPNLQLLRDVCAATDRPVVASGGVTTLDDIRALMGLVPDGVEGAIAGTALYTGQFTLEDALELTRGTR from the coding sequence GTGAGCGACCATCTCGAGCTGCTGCCCGCCGTCGACATCAAGGGCGGGCAGGCGGTGCAGCTGGTGCAGGGCGTGGACGGCTCGGAGAAGCGCTTCGGCGACCCGGTCGAGGCGGCGCTGCGCTGGCAGCAGGCGGGCGCGGAGTGGATCCACCTGGTCGACCTCGACGCCGCGTTCGGGCACGGCCACAACCGCGAGCTGCAGGCGCGGATCGTCGGCGAGCTCGACATCGACGTGGAGATGTCCGGCGGGATCCGCGACGACGAGTCGCTCGACGCCGCCATGGCCACCGGCTGCCGCCGGGTCAACATCGGCACCGCCGCGCTGGAGCGGCCGGAGTGGTGCGCGCAGGCGATCGAGAGGTACGGCGACCGGGTCGCCGTCGGCCTCGACGTGCGCGGTCGCACGTTGGCCGCGCGGGGCTGGACCCGCGACGGCGGCGACCTCTACGAGACGCTGGCCCGGCTGGACGAGCAGGGCTGCGCCCGGTACGTCGTCACCGACGTCAACAAGGACGGGATGCTCGCCGGGCCCAACCTGCAGCTGCTGCGCGACGTCTGCGCCGCCACCGACCGTCCGGTGGTCGCCAGCGGCGGCGTCACGACCCTCGACGACATCCGCGCGCTGATGGGCCTGGTGCCCGACGGCGTCGAGGGCGCGATCGCCGGAACCGCCCTCTACACCGGGCAGTTCACCCTGGAGGACGCGCTCGAGCTGACCCGGGGGACCCGATGA